GGCCGGCGGGCCGGCGGCCGCTCCCGGGGCCGCTCTTCAGCCCGGGGCTCGGTTGGCAGCACAATGGCCGCCCGTTTGATCACCTTGACAAACTCCTTGCGGGGCCGGGCCACCGGCGCGGCCGGCTTCACCTCGGCCGGCGGCAGCGGGGCGGTCTCAGCGGCAACGCTCTCCGGCAGGGCAGCTGGCTCCGGGGCGGCGGCCACCTCCGGCGGCTCCGGCGCCGGCGCGGCCGGCACTGCCGGCTCCGGCTCCGGCGCCGCTGCCGCTTCCGCTGCCGGCACCGCCATCATCTCCGGTGCGGGAGCCGCGGCAACCGGCTCTTCCGCCAGGACCGCCGGTGCCTCTGGCTCCGGCAACGGCTCCTCCGGCGGCGGCGCCTGGACGGCCGGCGGCTCCACCGGGGCCTCCGGCGCCTCGGCCGCGGTCT
This is a stretch of genomic DNA from Thermodesulfobacteriota bacterium. It encodes these proteins:
- a CDS encoding translation initiation factor IF-2, which encodes MDSKVLTARLQELGYNIKSHSSTLEDDLANEIRHRVLGLVSERVEEKRLQARSGSPIIRRRTRLVPTEPGTGEEAVVAETAAEAPEAPVEPPAVQAPPPEEPLPEPEAPAVLAEEPVAAAPAPEMMAVPAAEAAAAPEPEPAVPAAPAPEPPEVAAAPEPAALPESVAAETAPLPPAEVKPAAPVARPRKEFVKVIKRAAIVLPTEPRAEERPRERPPARRP